The DNA window CGTGTGCGCTCCCGGCGCTCCGGCAGGGCATCACCAATCTCGGCGTTGCCGTGGGTGACATTTCCGCCATTCTGCTGACCCATATCCATCTCGACCACGCCGGTGCCGTCGGCTCATTGCTCCGGGACAACCCGGCCATCCGAGTGTATGTGCACGAGAAGGGCGCCCACCATCTGATCGACCCGTCCCGCCTCCTCGACAGCGCCCGGCGGCTCTACCGCGAGGATATGGATCGCCGCTGGGGCGAGTTTCTCCCGGTGCCGGCACCGAACGTGATCGCGCTGACCGGCAGCGAAACCCTTCGGTTCGCCGACCGACGGTTTCCCGTGGCTGATACTCCCGGCCACGCCTCGCACCACGTGAGCTTCCTCGACCACGCCACCGGCACCGCATTCGTCGGTGACGCCGGCGGGAATCGGTACTCGAACCGGAACTACGTCTCGCCGGTTACCCCACCCCCGGACGGGGACCTCGCCGGCTGGCAGACTAGCATCGATCAGTTTCGGCGCTGGGATCCCGCCCGGTTGTTCTCGACCCATTTCGGGTGTTCCAACCCGGTCGGGGCCCACCTCGACGAACTGGAATCGCGATTGGCGCTCTGGTCCGACCGGGTCCGGACCTCGCTGGCCGACACCGGCCGCTCCGACGAGCAGCACGCCACCGAATTCGTCGGGTGGGTCGCGGCACAAATCCGGGAGCGGCTTGCGCCGGCCGACGCCGTCATGTACGAATGGGGTACCACCGCCATCAACAGTTGGCACGGACTCGCCCGCTATTGGCGGACCACCACCGGAGATGCCCCTCGATGACCAGCCCGAGCAGAGAGCCCGCTCCCTCGCCGATCCGGTGGCGGATGCCGATCGCCCTGCTCATCGTCACGATGATCAATTGGTTCGACCGCTCCGCCTTGTCGCTCGCGCTGCCGAAGATCGCCGAGGAGCATGGGTGGTCCACCACCGAGATTGGGACCAACGGCGGCCGGTTGATTTCGTTGTTTTTTCTCGGCTACGGACTCGCCAATTTGATCTTGAGTCCGATTGCCGAGCGGTTCGGGCCGCGGAAGGCACTGGCGTGGTCAGTCGTCGCTTTTTCCCTCGCGACGGCCTTGAATGCCCCGTTTGGCGCCACCGTCATCGCCCTCGCCGCACTCCGGTTCTTGCTCGGCGTGGCCGAGGGAATCCATTTCCCGATGTCGAGCGCGATCGTGAGCCGGTGGTTTCCGCTCAATGAGCGGTCGCGCGCCAATGGCCTGTTCATCATGGGCGTCCAAGTGGCGGTGGTCTCGGGCCCATTCGCCATGGTGCCGCTGATCGAGCACTTCGGGTGGCGGAGCATGTTCCTCGTCCTTGGGGCACTCGGCTTCTTCGTGGCGCTGCCCGCGGTCATCTGGCTCCTCCGCGACGATGGGCCGTACCGCCAGGGCGACGGGACCGACGGCGCCCCGCTCTGGGCCGTGTTTCGGAACCGCAACTACTGGCTGGTGCTGGTGGCCGGGATTCTCAGTAACATTGTCATCTATGGCATCCTGACCTGGCTTCCCACCTACCTCGCCAAGGGCCGCCAGGTGCCCTTTGCCGACTTGGCCGCGAGCGCGTCGGCACCGTTTTGGCTCGGTGCGTTAGCCATTCCGGTGTGGGCCGTCCTTGGGGATCGAACCGACCGCCGAGCCCAGTTTGCCAGCGTGGGATGCGGACTCGCGGGTATCGGCGTGTACCTCGCGGCTCACTCGACCAGCTTGGCAGTCACGGTCGCGTTCTTGGCCGGTTCGCTGTTTTTCCAGAACGCGTACCAAACTGCGGAATTCGCCCTGGTCCAGCGGATCCTCCCCCCGGAACGGGTCGGGGCGGCCACCGGTCTCTACAATGGCCTGGCCATCATCCTCGGCGGGGCGGGCGGCACGGCCCTGGTCGGGAAAGTGGTCGAAGTCACCGGCAGCTACGACAGCGGGCTGATGGTGGTGGTCGTGGCCGGCCTGCTCAATGCGGTGGTACTCGGGCTCCTCTCTCGTCGGATCAAGTATTGAGGCAACCATGAAGCGCGAAGCCAAGACCCCGGGCATCATCAGCGCGGCCCTCGTCACCATCCTCTTTGGGCTCGCTCGGCCGTCCGTTGCCCAGCAGCCGGGGTGGGGCCGCGGGTTCGACGCGCTGATGGACTCGATCCGGGTCCAGTGGAACGTTCCCGGCATGGCGGTGGCGGTTGTGTCCAAGGGTAAGGTCATTCACATGGCGGGGTACGGTCTCCGCGACGTGGCCGCCAAGCTTCCAGTCACCACCGACACCAAATTCGCCATCGCCTCGATCAGCAAGTCGTTCACGGTCACCGCCCTCGCGGCGCTGGCCAAGCAGGGCAAGATCGAATGGGACCGCCAGGTCCGGGACTATCTCCCGGATTTCCGGATGTCTGATCCGGTGGTGACCGAGCGGATGACGATTCGCGATCTGGTCACCCATCGCTCCGGGCTCGCGCGACACGATCTGATGTGGGGTATCGGCGTCTATAGCCGGGAGGACCTCTACCAGCGGCTTCGATATCTCCAGCCGAATAAAGACTTTCGAACCACGTGGCAGTACCAGAACCTGATGTTCACGACGGCCGGCTACCTGGCCGGCAAGGTGAACGGCAGCACGTGGGAAGACCTGGTGCAAGCCGCGGTGTTCACGCCGCTCCGGATGACCAACTCGGGCACCTCGATCGCGGCCTATCAACAGTCGCCGAATATCGCGCTTCCCTACGCCCTCCACGATGCGGACACCCTGATGCCGGTCCCGTGGCGGAGCACCGACGCGATCGCACCGACCGGCGGGGTCCACGCCAGCCTCGACGACCTGACCCGCTATCTCATCATGCAGATGCAGGGCGGCACCTTCGAAGGCCGTGACCTCATCGCCCGGGCCGACGCCCGCGCCATGCAATCGCCCCAGATGGCCATGCAGCAACCAATGACGACGCTAGCCGGCGAATTCCCCGAGTTGGGCGACGAGGCCTACGGCATGGGCCTCCTGGTCACCAACTACCGGGGCCACAAGCTGGTCCACCACCCCGGCAACTGGGACGGCTATTCGCTCGAGCTGAGTTTTCTGCCTAACGACTCGCTCGGCGTCGTGGTGCTCACCAACATGTACAGCACCATCCTCAGGGATTTCCTGCCCTGGCTGATCTACGACCGGCTCCTCGGCCTCCCGCCGGCGAATTGGAATGCCCGGTTTCTCGACCGGCGAGGCCGGATGCGCGCCATGACCCAGAACCAGCGGGCCGCCGAAGTGGCGAGCCGGGTGCCGAACACGACGCCGTCCC is part of the Gemmatimonadota bacterium genome and encodes:
- a CDS encoding MBL fold metallo-hydrolase, whose product is MKPPLVGTNRRARRLLLVTLVAPGTHLVDVHYLGRPEIIAVGVIDTGVGTLLIDPGPSCALPALRQGITNLGVAVGDISAILLTHIHLDHAGAVGSLLRDNPAIRVYVHEKGAHHLIDPSRLLDSARRLYREDMDRRWGEFLPVPAPNVIALTGSETLRFADRRFPVADTPGHASHHVSFLDHATGTAFVGDAGGNRYSNRNYVSPVTPPPDGDLAGWQTSIDQFRRWDPARLFSTHFGCSNPVGAHLDELESRLALWSDRVRTSLADTGRSDEQHATEFVGWVAAQIRERLAPADAVMYEWGTTAINSWHGLARYWRTTTGDAPR
- a CDS encoding MFS transporter; the encoded protein is MGYHRHQQLARTRPLLADHHRRCPSMTSPSREPAPSPIRWRMPIALLIVTMINWFDRSALSLALPKIAEEHGWSTTEIGTNGGRLISLFFLGYGLANLILSPIAERFGPRKALAWSVVAFSLATALNAPFGATVIALAALRFLLGVAEGIHFPMSSAIVSRWFPLNERSRANGLFIMGVQVAVVSGPFAMVPLIEHFGWRSMFLVLGALGFFVALPAVIWLLRDDGPYRQGDGTDGAPLWAVFRNRNYWLVLVAGILSNIVIYGILTWLPTYLAKGRQVPFADLAASASAPFWLGALAIPVWAVLGDRTDRRAQFASVGCGLAGIGVYLAAHSTSLAVTVAFLAGSLFFQNAYQTAEFALVQRILPPERVGAATGLYNGLAIILGGAGGTALVGKVVEVTGSYDSGLMVVVVAGLLNAVVLGLLSRRIKY
- a CDS encoding serine hydrolase — translated: MRWYSGSSLVGSSIEATMKREAKTPGIISAALVTILFGLARPSVAQQPGWGRGFDALMDSIRVQWNVPGMAVAVVSKGKVIHMAGYGLRDVAAKLPVTTDTKFAIASISKSFTVTALAALAKQGKIEWDRQVRDYLPDFRMSDPVVTERMTIRDLVTHRSGLARHDLMWGIGVYSREDLYQRLRYLQPNKDFRTTWQYQNLMFTTAGYLAGKVNGSTWEDLVQAAVFTPLRMTNSGTSIAAYQQSPNIALPYALHDADTLMPVPWRSTDAIAPTGGVHASLDDLTRYLIMQMQGGTFEGRDLIARADARAMQSPQMAMQQPMTTLAGEFPELGDEAYGMGLLVTNYRGHKLVHHPGNWDGYSLELSFLPNDSLGVVVLTNMYSTILRDFLPWLIYDRLLGLPPANWNARFLDRRGRMRAMTQNQRAAEVASRVPNTTPSHPLDAYVGRYSHPAYGDMVVSRDGDGLRLKFGAYEFPLPHFHYDVFRFAPAAGNPVHNRFRWRVTFNTDGDGSIGSISAPVEPTVGPTVFTRRQSTRPTPP